One Eurosta solidaginis isolate ZX-2024a chromosome 5, ASM4086904v1, whole genome shotgun sequence DNA segment encodes these proteins:
- the LOC137253616 gene encoding LOW QUALITY PROTEIN: uncharacterized protein (The sequence of the model RefSeq protein was modified relative to this genomic sequence to represent the inferred CDS: deleted 2 bases in 1 codon): MKQSGSSPGLSSYFERDLYGPNTYAFGFEVNDNRTGNVQFRDERRYVNGSVEGSFGYVRPDGRVIVTAFLSDSERGFLHDTRTFEVGDQQWKAHWPTKGPNVPHMPDKDLHLNVTNNEIPADKASSIKNHYGVDLNANENNSTDVGYIVVQDIIDGKVPLQTVPGKTETHVGFVAVNDFLPPNFPIVAFKLPPIMANETAIGVAEQRPATGKQTNNNNKKQSKYNEVKVNNAEKSLSIDMLVKSNTSASQAAKPEVDDVINKSKQNTADQPLPLTETSKDAAKSNGAWHAQLIDETRNDFLNKLPDLN; encoded by the exons ATGAAACAATCTGGTTCCAGCCCTGGCTTAAGCTCATATTTCGAACGAGATCTTTATG GCCCCAACACTTACGCATTTGGCTTCGAAGTAAACGACAATCGCACAGGCAATGTACAATTTCGAGATGAACGACGCTATGTGAATGGCAGTGTTGAAGGTTCTTTTGGATATGTGCGCCCAGATGGACGTGTAATTGTTACTGCTTTTCTGTCTGATAGTGAACGTGGCTTTTTGCATGACACCCGCACTTTTGAGGTTGGTGAC CAGCAATGGAAAGCACATTGGCCCACCAAAGGACCGAACGTGCCTCATATGCCAGACAAAGATCTACATTTGAATGTGACAAACAATGAAATTCCAGCAGATAAAGCGAGCTCGATTAAAAATCATTATGGCGTCGATTTAAATGCAAATGAAAATAATTCAACAGATGTTGGATATATAGTGGTGCAAGATATTATCGATGGCAAAGTGCCACTGCAAACTGTACCAGGTAAAACGGAAACCCATGTCGGGTTTGTTGCAGTAAACGATTTCCTTCCACCGAATTTTCCAATCGTCGCCTTCAAATTGCCACCAATAATGGCGAATGAGACCGCTATAGGGGTCGCCGAGCAGAGACCAGCTACCggaaaacaaacaaataataataacaagaaGCAGAGTAAATACAATGAAGTTAAAGTAAATAATGCAGAAAAATCTTTGAGTATCGATATGCTAGTCAAAAGTAACACCAGCGCCTCGCAAGCTGCGAAACCAGAGGTAGATGACGTTATAAACAAATCAAAGCAAAACACAGCCGATCAGCCACTGCCTTTGACagaaacttcaaaagatgcagCAAAGAGCAATGGGGCTTGGCACGCGCAACTAATCGACGAGACAAGAAATGATTTCTTAAATAAATTACCTgatttgaattaa
- the LOC137253369 gene encoding cuticle protein 8, protein MKYLIAFALLIAAAQAVPVEYGHYPGPLLAHAPVLAHAVHAEPVAYPKYSFNYGIKDPHTGDIKSQAEERDGDVVKGQYSLVEPDGSVRTVDYTADDHNGFNAVVHKTAPTKVIAHAPVLAHAPVYAHAPGPLLHHY, encoded by the exons ATGAAG TACCTCATTGCTTTTGCTCTCCTCATTGCTGCCGCGCAAGCAGTTCCAGTGGAATATGGCCATTATCCAGGACCATTGCTAGCTCATGCACCAGTGTTAGCCCACGCTGTGCATGCTGAACCTGTG GCATATCCAAAATACTCATTCAATTATGGTATTAAGGACCCACATACCGGTGATATCAAATCGCAGGCGGAAGAACGTGATGGTGATGTAGTGAAGGGTCAATATTCACTTGTCGAACCCGATGGTTCGGTGCGTACAGTTGATTACACCGCTGACGATCACAATGGTTTCAATGCTGTCGTACACAAAACAGCACCGACTAAAGTGATCGCTCACGCACCAGTGTTGGCACATGCACCAGTATATGCACATGCACCTGGACCTCTTCTGCATCACTATTGA